From the Conger conger chromosome 13, fConCon1.1, whole genome shotgun sequence genome, the window AAAGgcagtatttttaaataataataataatttatttatataacacctttatacagcacatttcatacatataATATTCATACAATTTTTCACAAAGATTATGAAATCGTATGTTACATTCTCATTTCTAAAGTATCGGCGAATTAAGGGACAGAAGTGGAATTTGAGGGGTTGCTGTTGGTTATTTGTATAAAGATACGCATTTTAGCAATACTGCATTGGCAGCTTGTTGTCCATGAATGACTGCAGAGCAGCTGATTGTAGTTTTATTTAGTGTTGCCACCAGTCCTGTAAAATATGACAACACCCCGTTATTTCAAAGTAAAAGTAGCGTTTACACAGACACGATTGATTCTGTAGCTAATCTGTGAGATTGATTAGCTAGGTTTTAGCTCCTGCTTTGAATAGACAACAGGCATTACTGTGTCGCCTACTGGCATCATAGCCTAGATGTTCTGACCAAATTAACTCCATACAAAACGTGTGAAATGTGATCAGTCTAAAGAAGCGGGATTTCAGTCTCTGCCAGAAGATGGGTGTGGTTGCTTCTGGCCTGACCAACAATTAGTCCCGAGTCAGTTTGAGTCTAAAACTCAATGAGATTTCCATCAACAATGGAaaccctgtggagattgtgtgATTTCAGGCATATAAAACACAAGGGCCAGTCCAGTGACAGCACAGAAATCCACACAGAACCACAGGTGCACACTGGATTCTGTCTCTAAGAAGAAGGTAAAACCAAATCACAGGAACTGTAACACTGCTTTGCAACATTGGTAAGTTCTTACATGGTTTATGTAGAAGTTACAACTTATTTCTTTTTCACTTGTTTCACTCCAATGTGAATTACCAATGTGCATTTTGCAACATCTGTGTCAGCATTGATGTACACTATGACAGTTGCTTTATTTCTGGtgtgaaaatgttgaaataattcaTCCACAGTAAGAACCTATGATATAAGTATCTGTCATATTATATTCAGTGGtattcccttttttctcccaattggtagccaattgtaccctatctaatccaattagtgttttagctggggatacaccacTTACGACCCTGTTTCCTTGATGGCCCAGTCTCAGCTTTtgacaggaccgggaatcgaaccccagttCTTGGTGTGCAACTGTAACGAACTGATGCCAgtatcaaggtccgttactttagctgtgTGCCACCGCGGCTCCCAAAATAGATTTTCTAAGTGACCAATCTTTTGTTAGACTACTTCATAGCATGGATTTTGAGCAGCTtgtaaacaaaccaaaacaaacttgtGGACAGATGCTTTAAAAAATTGCTTGTGGCAAATTTAAAGAACAAACATAGCAGCCTCTTTTCAacccctcctattatgttaagagtttatgaccgTGTTAAAGTATGTGtcaaatgacacatttattgGAATGTATGGCATGAACTAGTAATATTTAAAGAGATTTGGTTTCCCTAATTTTAACAATCTTTATCAGACAATTTTAATAAAGCGAGCTTACATTGACCCCAATGTTTGAAACTTTGTGTCTCGCCTTCTTACTGTCTCCAAAATTACTCACTTTTTAaccataaatatgaaagatcTGTGAGAAACCTCTCATTTTAGAGCCCAAGGTACAGCAAGTAAAAGTTTGGTTCCTGTATGGGAATTACACTTTCAACCCCTTCATGGTATTTGCAATAGACTTTGCAATAGATTTATTTTAAGGTGTCCCTACCAAACTCATAACTGTTCCATGGATGACATGCAAAACTGGTAATCACTTACTCCAAGAAGACACTTCTATTGGCTccaatgtattttcatatgTGTCCACTTTCACTACCCTTcttatttaaaacaatattttgtacCATATACATAATCACATTCACTTAAACATACCCATTAACTTTACTTCTTTGTGCCTGAAATCCATAAAGAAATTAATAGAACTGCCTTTCAGTTTAAAGCTTCTTATGACTGGAACAGTTTGCCAGATCAGTAACttcagtatatatttttaatacctCATTATTATCACTGCTTCAAACATCCTGTAGTTGTTTTCATGTTATGCTCGCTGGTTCCTGGATCCCCATCCATTTGTTTATGTGTCATGAGAGGAGAACTATTTGTCTGTTATGTCAGTTGTGTTTGAGCTGTCCAGTTTTTTGTTTCGCACACAgccctgtctcctgtctgtttCACTGTGTCCTGCCAGCCTCGCCTCCTGCTTGCCTCGCTGTTCCCCAGCTTCGCTTCCTGTTCTACCTTGCCGCTTCATTACCAATTTACACTCATCTGCCTGCCCTAAGGGTCCCTTCGCCTCGGTTACAGGACTTGGACTTcctatagataaacctgtaactgtactggctaacagggctcgggtgaacctaattttgaaataaagttctattttaaatgtgatgcagattggTTAGAAAGcgttagggtgagtaatcctttttagAGAGCTTtcagctttttggacactttggtcatgctttataaaaacatgctttcatatatgtgaatacaaCATACATGTGTCTGGGCAAAaggatatgcagatgttttgtatttggagagatctggggacacttgaggacatctgggtacAGTTTTGGACAATTTGAATGCCTATCGacatctttaccatattttgttgACTTCAAGTTTGTGCAaaaaagtagttctgggttggtccttgactttgagatactgaaaaaaaaacatagttttgcattttttgtttgttttgcattttaatgcatcttattttcttttgtgtacTTTGTATGTAAATTCACTGCATACATTTGTTCTCAAAttcctgaatggtacaagcctcttctttaatttcgaccaagtgtgtgcagtaaatagtttttgagaatTTACACTTTTAtaagtgttctgtgtgttagtgtatcattgtttagtattatttattcttgtaatttattagttttcatatttcatgtctggttctgtttattttcattagtctttgcactcgtcctcccctgttatgtctgcatctgaatgttttccagtcgagtcactcccctgtctgcgtgccccactattcgggtggttacggtagtttttggggttcaacattttttctaaactcgcgattcttacttcctgctttttcttgatagttaaatgttgtaaagcactattcttactaaccactactaatctaggttttgtacagtactaatccgattaatacacttactgtctgtctaactaactaacaatcacttttattgggtagtttagaaatattcacgttactaactcactaacgcatctcttagcatttctgcgctgttctataactccgccttcctatgctatctcttattactcgtttgtttcagcgaagtgttcgcacctgtctcttaactatcactacgtcttcaatctatgcagtctactctctagtccagagccgtttgttttacgtgtgtctttgtgaatccagtccgcgtttttgttttccccctcgtcattgtcccattaccctttcatgtgtctcacctgatgtttatttgttagaccgccctcactcccatgccccgcctagtttgtctcattcccctatgtatttatacctgtccttttcagttgcacgcggctagttcgtcttgtcctgtttctgttcccgagcccttgattccttccccagttctagcctccttgtttccttgcccttgcccctgcccttgttcccgagtccttgcccttgcccttgtttatctggttttcctgttttgacccctgcctgcttccctggactattctttgtgttttgtggatttctgtacctctgcctgtttggactgaccccctggattttgaccgtggcttgttttgtgactacgctctgtctgtcccatcacctgtgagtaaacttgccattttccacacccctgtgtctgcttctggttcctctgtcctccctgccgtaaCAACAAGTTGTTTTGTGACCTCCAGGATTCTCGTGAGGACAGTCAGCACCTGCAAGACTAATGGAAAATGGAACTTTCTCATCTCATTTGTACCTGTCTGTTTTTAAGGACTATGGTTACCTgaactatgttttttttgtcttaacgGTCACACTGTATTTTGTAATCATACTTTTCAATGTCATTATCATTGCAGTTATAATCAGAAACAGAGCACTTCACCAGCCCATGTACATCCTTATTTCCTGCCTATCAATCAATTCCCTTTATGGCTCTTTAGGATTGTATCCAAGGCTCCTCATTGATCTACTTTCTGTCTTTCACACAATAACCCGTCCTGCATGTTTCATTCaaatttttgtcatttacaCGTACGGTGGAAATGAATTCACCATTTTAACTGTAATGGCCTATGACAGGCACATCGCAATCAATGAGCCCTTGAAATACAGCAGTAAAATGACTGTAAAAGCCACTGGTACACTGATAGTGATTGCCATCATATACtcctttttttgtgtgggtACACTTACTTTAATGGGCAGTAGATTACCACTGTGTGGCGATGAAATACCACGAGTGTACTGTGCAAACTGGGCTGTGGTCAAGCTGTCTTGCATCGCCACAACGATTAACAACATTGCAGGTTTATTAATCAGCATTACAATATCTTTTTTACCTTTGGGTTATGTATTATATACATACATCAGCATTTTAGCTGTTTGTTATAAAAGCTCCAAGGAATTCAGGAAAAAAGCACTGCAAACTTGTCTCCCTCACATAGTGACATTTGTCAATTACTCAATAACTATATTTTGTGAGATCAGCATAAGTCGATTTGAACTTAAGGATGAACTGCAGATTTTGACAATCCTTTTATCGTTAGAATTTCTCATCATTCCCCCGGTTTTAAATCCCCTCATTTATGCTCTTAACTTGCCAGACATACGGAAGagaattattcatttatttcaaaagaGAGCCAGTACACTGGCTTAATATTTACAGTGGGAGAAGCAATGAATAGATGTACACAATGGACATAtaacatttagttgctgcaagGGTGACACCACAGGTTCTGTCCATGAAATCATTTCATTCCATTACAACATTATGCAATTCACATCTAATGTATAAGGCTGTTTTCTCTGTCTTTACAGCACCTATACaattttgtaatgttttaaatgacacaaaattaaaatatatttccccagTAGCTACTGGTCAGTGAGCAGGGTCTGAAATGACATGTTTGGGTCACCTGTAAAAAGCAGATAAACATGGCTAATttaccataaaaaaaaaaaaaaaatgatgggccaaaaatattttcatgcattatttcattaaaaattatttcagtttttattatgGTATTTCCTTGTTTAGATTTAAAAGATGCATTTACAAAGTGAGAAGATCGAATTCAAGCAATTAACCTTTGAGCGATTAACACTGTGTTCAgggtaaaataatgaatttgaGGCATTTGGATCGTcaacagaaatacaaatacaaagtaTGTGTCTCTGCATTGCAATCCAAGACATCACCCTCAGAAGTCTGTGTTCTCCAGAAATAAGGACTCCTTACCCAGACAACTTGATGGGGACCATCCCGAAATAAGGAATGCTGGATCATAAGAGCAAAACACACTGTTTCATGCAACAGGGGAAAGACTGACCTCGAGTGCCCCCAAACCATGTTTCGAGAAAAATGCTTCAAAGTTTTGTCGAGCGATGAGGCTAGGAGACTACTGACACTTGCCTAACGAAACTCACTGCATGGTGACTAATGACCGGTGACAAGCTGGCCAACCTCCAAACGATGCACAACTCTGGTgcactttgacatcttgcatttaaaagctgaAAGACATTTAGagttttcagccattttgaagtcATGGAAAAACCTTGAAAATACATCACATGAAACAGTTTGTTCAGGAAACATTATTATAGAGTATAGAGTTATACAGTTAATACTCATAAAAGTTGCAGTACGACGTCAACGACGTCTTCTGGGACATGATCTCcaagtttgtttttatgtaCCTTGATCCATGTCCTGGAGAACCGGTTATTCGTCAAAGCCGAGAAGTGTGAGTTCCACTGTTCGACCGTCCATTTCCTCGGCTTTGTCATCtccagggggcagagagaggacctCCGCAGTAGCTAATTGGCCTCCAACCACCAACCGTAAGTAGCTTCAACATTTCCTGGGCTTCGCCAACTTCTACCAGAGATTAATTCGGAACTACAGCTCTGTCGCTGTCCCCTGTCCACACTGATGTCCAGCAAAGTAACCTTTGCCTGGACCCCTGAAATTAACACTGTCTCCCTCAAGCACCCCTGTCCTGACTAAGACCAACACAGAAAAGCAGTTCACCCTCGAAGAGGATGCCTCCAACACCAGTGTTGGAGCGGTACTCTCACAAAGATCCCTGCACAATAAGGTCCATCCCTGTGCCTTCTTCTCTCATCATCTCTCACCCACAGAGCGAAATTACAGCATTGGTGACTGTGAACTCCTGGGAATGAAATTGGCCTTTGAGGAATGGCGCAATCTGTTGGAAGGAGCTGCCATTCCGTTCATCGTTTCGACCGACCACCACAGCCTGGAATACAGTTGGCCAAAAGACTGAACCCCGCCAGGCTCGGTGGTCCCCGTTTTTCAACCGttttcactctcacactcacctaCCGGCCTCGATCCTACCAGTCAATGAAGAGCCGGCGCCCATTCTGCCTCCCAGTACCCTGGTCACCACCACACAGCTTGACATTGTCAGCAAAGTGGAGTAAGCCCTGAAGGGCTGTCCTGAACCCGACAACATTCCTACCGGCTCTTCATTCCTGAAGCGGCCCGATCTGGAAgtcctggagtgggctcacaCGTCTCGTCTTGCTTGTCATCCTGGGGTCAGCCATACGCTGGCTCTCCTGGCCCACTGCTTCTGGTGGCCATCTGTCAAACCTGATAAGACCAAATTCCTGTCCCGAGTGCTCGCGGGGGAAGTCCAGCAATCAGCAACCCCATGGACTCCTCCAACCTCGGTCTGTTCCCCTTCAATCCTAGTCCCATGTGGCATTGGACTTTGTTCCTGGTCACCAGAGGGATGTCAGTGGTCCTGACCATAGTGGAGCGTTTCTCTAAGGTCGTCCACTTTGTTGCCCTACCCAAACTTCCCTCATTCAAGGAAACTCGGACCTCAGTTCTCCGGTCAGTTTGGAAGGGGTTCTGCACATTCATCTGTGCCAAGGCCCAACTCTCAGGATTCCAACCCCAGACCAACAGTTCACCAGTTCATAAAACAGAACTTTTGTGACTCATTTTTGTACTTCTTTGTCCCATACTGTGGTAagtgacatttcccttgctatgtggattgtAAAGGAGTTAAAGGTGCTATAAACACTGTGGTGAAAGTAtgaaaatccacacaatccctatgaagaaaatatacatttgaacattatttaatttgctttgtAGCCGGAACAAATCCAAGCGCTTGGCACAGATGGTGACcgagccagccaatcagaacagaggttcactgCTATCAATGGGCCTTAATGACAgacactaaaacagcctgttcttggtaaagctaaTGAGAGTCGGAGAGTGGACATGTAAATCTGGATTGAGATTATGTGGTTTTAATTACCAAGAACATCTTCTTATGGATATAATTATGCATTGCCGTAAATAAAAGAATCATATATTTTTCTTCAaacctgagacgggtgcgtggggattggacccaaaatgcacgactcagaaacaatgggtagataaagtcccgtcagggctttattcgggacgaatcccaggagagtggtcaacacaagcaaagtccatacacgtagatcctgccaaacaaacagtaaacaaacaaaaagcatggtgccgagggaagaggcaaactcgtagtcggtagacgtgcagggaggttcggtaacaggagagctgtcagcgaggcagaagtacagacggacggcaggcagaggcgtagtcgaaGGCGAagcagaagtcgaaaccataaaacaaacagcgaggcaaaggtacaaaatcg encodes:
- the LOC133107433 gene encoding olfactory receptor 10J1-like, whose translation is MENGTFSSHLYLSVFKDYGYLNYVFFVLTVTLYFVIILFNVIIIAVIIRNRALHQPMYILISCLSINSLYGSLGLYPRLLIDLLSVFHTITRPACFIQIFVIYTYGGNEFTILTVMAYDRHIAINEPLKYSSKMTVKATGTLIVIAIIYSFFCVGTLTLMGSRLPLCGDEIPRVYCANWAVVKLSCIATTINNIAGLLISITISFLPLGYVLYTYISILAVCYKSSKEFRKKALQTCLPHIVTFVNYSITIFCEISISRFELKDELQILTILLSLEFLIIPPVLNPLIYALNLPDIRKRIIHLFQKRYDVNDVFWDMISKFVFMYLDPCPGEPVIRQSREVTPVLTKTNTEKQFTLEEDASNTSVGAVLSQRSLHNKVHPCAFFSHHLSPTERNYSIGDCELLGMKLAFEEWRNLLEGAAIPFIVSTDHHSLEYSWPKD